The following proteins are encoded in a genomic region of Peromyscus eremicus chromosome 14, PerEre_H2_v1, whole genome shotgun sequence:
- the Akap5 gene encoding A-kinase anchor protein 5: protein MKECSVKMESRVSEIQVETKEEKAPVAVSPQEERQEGKTGALCFKRRKKANRTEPKAGSKTAEVTKKRPPEAGDSAQPQPAGAWASIKRLVTHRKRSESSKKQKPSEADVQPEDVALPKKKAKSRLRIPCIRFSRGAKRRHHSKLTEDSDYNSRVQGGADDLETKTQTQAADQAIPAKSTQGRHEGVLAEDGKEVQESRVSNSVTSRGNVVSVDLELENESSAVQRGTPVLEKEPKVNTEKQSVQTQQASPLESSEAGSPRPVASDAPASPATAYQRSVEEPSGGIQESVPRGKDDGSRRSAAQEKKSGEITLGPAEETTLVQAEEAAVSQTDKSAVAQAEEGKPGQAEEMVRQTDKSAVAQAEEGKLRQAEETVGQTDKSAVAKAEEGKLSQAEEIVRQTDKSAMAQAEEGKLSQAEETAVSQTNRSAVAQAVEATVGQAVEAAVAQEEEAAVTQEKEAAVTQADKTAVTQEEEAAVSRADEAAVAREEEAAVSRADEASVAREEEAAVAREEEASVAREEEAAVAQEEEIAVAQAPDLKENGIDTEKPRSEESKRMEPIAIIITDTEISEFDAKKSKNVPKQFLISMENEQVGVFANDSDFEGRTSEQYETLLIETASSLVKNAIQLSVEQLVNEMVSEDNKINTLLQ, encoded by the coding sequence ATGAAAGAGTGTAGTGTGAAAATGGAGAGCAGAGTTTCTGAGATTCAGGTAGAAACTAAGGAGGAGAAGGCACCAGTAGCTGTTAGTCCtcaggaagagaggcaggagggaaaaaCAGGCGCGCTTTGCttcaagagaaggaagaaagccaACAGGACGGAGCCTAAAGCTGGTTCCAAGACTGCCGAGGTCACAAAGAAGCGTCCCCCTGAAGCCGGGGACTCTGCTCAGCCCCAGCCAGCGGGGGCCTGGGCCTCCATCAAACGCCTCGTGACACACAGGAAGAGGTCAGAGTCTTCGAAGAAGCAGAAGCCATCGGAGGCTGACGTGCAGCCTGAGGACGTGGCTCTTCCTAAGAAAAAGGCAAAATCCAGACTCAGGATTCCTTGCATAAGATTCTCAAGGGGGGCAAAGAGACGTCATCACTCTAAACTCACAGAAGACTCGGACTACAACAGCAGAGTCCAGGGAGGGGCTGACGATCTGGAGACAAAAACCCAGACCCAGGCAGCTGACCAGGCGATCCCGGCTAAGTCCACACAGGGCCGACACGAAGGTGTGTTGGCGGAAGATGGTAAGGAGGTCCAAGAATCACGTGTGAGCAACAGTGTCACATCCAGAGGGAACGTGGTTTCCGTGGACCTGGAATTAGAAAATGAGTCTTCGGCTGTTCAGAGGGGCACTCCGGTGCTGGAAAAGGAACCGAAAGTGAACACGGAAAAGCAAAGCGTGCAAACGCAGCAAGCAAGTCCACTTGAGAGTTCGGAAGCAGGCAGCCCTCGTCCCGTGGCCTCTGACGCCCCTGCCTCACCAGCAACCGCGTATCAACGCAGTGTGGAAGAACCCAGTGGTGGCATCCAAGAAAGTGTTCCAAGGGGGAAGGATGACGGAAGTAGACGGAGTGCTGCCCAAGAGAAGAAATCAGGAGAAATTACGCTGGGCCCAGCAGAAGAAACTACACTGGTCCAGGCAGAGGAGGCTGCTGTCAGCCAGACAGACAAGAGTGCAGTGGCCCAGGCCGAAGAAGGTAAACCGGGTCAGGCAGAGGAAatggtcagacagacagacaagagtgCAGTGGCCCAGGCCGAAGAAGGTAAACTGAGACAGGCAGAGGAAACTGtcggacagacagacaagagtgCAGTGGCCAAGGCCGAAGAAGGTAAACTGAGTCAGGCAGAGGAAattgtcagacagacagacaagagtgCAATGGCCCAGGCTGAAGAAGGTAAACTGAGTCAGGCAGAGGAAACTGCTGTCAGCCAGACAAACAGAAGTGCAGTGGCCCAGGCAGTGGAAgctactgtgggccaggcagtggaAGCTGCAGTGGcccaggaagaggaagctgcAGTGACCCAGGAAAAGGAAGCTGCAGTGACCCAGGCAGACAAAACTGCAGTGACCCAGGAAGAGGAAGCCGCAGTGTCCAGGGCAGATGAAGCCGCAGTGGCCCGGGAAGAGGAAGCCGCAGTGTCCAGGGCAGATGAAGCCTCAGTGGCCCGGGAAGAGGAAGCCGCAGTGGCCCGGGAAGAGGAAGCCTCAGTGGCCCGGGAAGAGGAAGCCGCAGTGGCCCAGGAAGAGGAAATCGCAGTGGCCCAGGCACCAgatctgaaagaaaatggaattgatacagagaaacccagatcagaagaaagcaaaagaatgGAGCCAATTGCTATTATCATTACAGACACTGAAATCAGTGAATTTGATGCTAAGAAATCTAAAAATGTCCCTAAGCAATTCCTAATTTCAATGGAAAATGAGCAAGTAGGGGTTTTTGCTAATGATAGTGATTTCGAAGGGAGAACTTCAGAACAATATGAAACACTCTTAATAGAAACAGCCTCTTCTCTCGTCAAGAATGCTATCCAGTTGTCTGTAGAGCAGCTGGTTAATGAAATGGTTTCCgaggataataaaataaatactctgTTACAGTGA